The stretch of DNA GTGGTCTATGTGGAGGAAAACCTCTTTACCTGCTCCCAGGATACCCAGGACAAGATGACGGAGGTCATCAAGGCCCAGGGATTGAACCGGGTGGTGGTAGCGGCCTGCACGCCCCGAACCCATGAAGGGCTGTTCCAGGAGACCCTCATGAATGCCGGGCTCAACAAATATCTCTTCGAGATGGCCAACATCAGGAACCACGACTCGTGGGTGCATGCCGACGACCCGGATGCAGCCACGCAAAAGGCCAAAGATCTCGTGCGCATGGCCGTGGCCAAGACCGGTCTCTTGACCCCGCTTCAGCAGACGGCCCTTCCCATCAGTCAGTCGGCCCTTGTGGTGGGCGGCGGGGTTGCCGGCATGACGGCCGCCCTGGCCCTGGCCCGCCAGGGATACCCGGTGCATCTGGTTGAAAAATCAGAGACCCTTGGGGGCAATGCCTTGATGCTGAACCAGGCCCACCAGGGGGAAGCGGTGGCGGACCTGATCCAGGAACTGGTGAGCGAGATCCGATCGGAGAAGCGGATTACCCTGCACCAGAATGCCGCCATTACCCAGGTAAACGGGTTTATCGGCAATTTCAAGACCGAGGTGACCGAAGGGTCTTCCAAAGAGACCATCGATCACGGGGTGGCGATCCTGGCCACGGGGGCAGCGGAGTACAAGCCCAGGGAGTACCTCTATGGGGAGCATGGGGCGGTGGTGACCCACCAGGAGATGGACGGACTGTTGAGGAGCGACGATCCCAGGGTGGCACAGGCCGGGACGGTGGTCTTTATCCAGTGCGTGGGATCGAGGGATGACGAGCACCCCTACTGTTCCAAGGTCTGCTGCACCCATACCGTGGAAAGCGCCCTGGAACTGAAAAAGCGGAATCCCGATGTCATGATCGTTGTCCTTTACCGGGACATGCGGACCTACGGAAAACGGGAGGATCTCTACCGGGCCGCCCGGGCCGCAGGGGTGATGTTTGTCCGGTATTCAAAAAATGAAAAGCCTCTGGTCAGTGCGGACGGCGACGGCGTGAGGGTTGAATTCAGAGACCCGATACTGGATCGCACACTGGCGGTCCGGGCCGATCTTCTCTGTCTGGCCACGGCCATCGTATCGCACAGGGATCTGGGTCTGGCCCAGTTCTTCAAGGTCCCCATGGACGGGGACGGGTGGTTCCTGGAGGCCCATCAGAAGCTGAGACCGGTGGATTTCGCCAATGACGGGGTGTTTCTCTGCGGCATGGCCCACTACCCAAAGCCCATCGACGAGAGCATCGCACAGGCCCAGGCCGCTGCCTCCAGGGCCTTGACGGTCCTTTCCATGGATACCATCCAGGTGGGAGGCATTGTCTCGATCATCGATCCCGAGCTCTGCTCCGGGTGTCTGGCATGCATGCAGGTCTGCCCCTATAACGCCATCTCGCTGAACGAGGAAAGAAATGTGGCAGAGGTGAACGAGGCCCTGTGCAAGGGGTGCGGCGCCTGTGCGGCCACGTGCCCGTCCGAGGCCGCGGTCCTGATGGGGTTCAACAACACCGAAATCTATGCCCAGATCCGGGGGGCCCTGGCCGCCTGAGACTGGGAATTGCAGGATTCGAAAAAAAAGGAGAGAACCGTGAAAGAAGACGGATTTGAGCCTAAGATCATCGCGTTTATGTGTAACTGGTGCACCTACGGGGCGGCAGACCTGGCCGGCGTCAGCCGGCTGTCTTACCCGCCCAATATCCGGCCCCTGCGCGTCATGTGCTCGGCCACGGTATCCCCGCACCATATCCTGAGGGCCCTGCAGGACGGGGCCGACGGGGTCCTGGTGGGGGGCTGACACATCGGCGACTGCCATTACCTGTATGGTAATTACATGACCGTGAAGCGGATGACATTCCTTCAGGAATTGTTGGGACTGCTGGGCCTTCAGGAAAGGGTCCATCTGGCATGGATCTCATCGGCCGAGGCCCAGAGATTCGTGGAGGTGGTCACGACGTTTACCGAAAAAATTAAATCACTGGGGCCGAATCCGCTGTTGGCGTATTCCGACGCGCCGCGGGCTGTTAATTGGGCGTGAGGCGCAACGATGAGGCATGAGGCGGAAGGTGTCAGGCGCAAGGATGGATGGAAGCACCCTTGTGCCTTGGGCCTGGCGCCTAATGCCTCTCCTTTCAAGGAGACTTTCTATGAATAACGAGATCAAATCCTGGCTTGAACAGGGAACCATTGACGTGTTTTTAGGGTACAGGGAGGTGGACCATCACCCCCTCCCCTGGTGCTTTACCCGGGAGCGGCTGGAAGAGGTGGACGACCTGGTGGTGAGTCCGGCCCGGTATTCCCTGGAGAAGATCGCCACCCATATGGCGGCGGAAGATCCGGATATCAAAATCGGCCTGCTGGCCCGCGACTGCAACCGGCGGGCATTGAATGTATTATATGTCTGGAATCAACTGCGGCCGGAACAGATTTCCACCGTGGATGTCAATTGCTGTCCATCGAGGCTGAAGGAACATGCCGACTGCTCCTATCTGGAGCCGAAAACAATCGGCGCCTACAAGAAGGAGGTGGGCATCGACAACACCCTTCGATTAAATGAGGCGGAGGCCTATGGCCCGGAAGAGGGGCGCAACCGGTGGATGTATGAATTCCAGAAATGCATCAAGTGCTACGGGTGCCGGAATATATGCCCGGTCTGTTTCTGCAGGGAGTGCAGCCTGGAGCACAGCGATCTTGTGGGGACCGGCCCGCTCCTGCCGGACATCCCTGTCTTTCATCTGGTGAGGGCCGTTCACATGGCGGGCCGCTGCATCGATTGCGGGTTGTGCGAAGATGCCTGCCCCATGGACATTCCGCTGAGGTTGCTCTATCAGAAGGTCAACCAGATCGTCATGGATCTGTTTGACTACGACACCGGGTCCAGCGCGGATCAGCCCCCCTTCAGCATATTGGGGGATAAGGTGACCCTCCAACCGAAACCGATTCAACCCGTTATAGGGGCGGAGGCATAAAGGAGTCTGAAATGGAGTGCAAATTGGTGCCGTCGGTCTGTTCCTACTGTGGAACCGGCTGCGGCGTTTTATTTGAGGTGATCAACAACCGGATTGTCGGCACATTGCCCATGAAGACCCACCCGGTCAACGAGGGGAAACTGTGCATCAAGGGGTGGAATCTTCACGAACATGTCAACAGCATCCTGCGGCTCAAGCAGCCCCTGGTCAAGACCTTCGGCCGGTTCATCAAGACGGACTGGGACGAGGCCATAAAGCTCACTGCGGATCGTTTTCGAGAGATTATCGACAAATACGGACCGGACAGCATCGGGGTCCTGGTCTCGGCCAAAATAACCAACGAAGAAAACTACCTGGCCCAGAAGCTTGCCCGCGCAGTCATCGGGACCAATAACGTGGATCACTGCGCGAGGCTCTGACACGCCTCCACGGTGGCAGGTCTTGCCGCCGCGTTCGGGAGTGGGGCCATGACCAACTCCGTTGCCGACATAGAAGATGCCGGATGTATCTTTATCATCGGTTCCAATACCACGGCATGCCACCCCCTGATCGCCAGGCGGGTCATGCGGGCCAAGGAAAAGGGGGCCAAACTCATTGTGGCCGATCCGAGGCACATCCAGCTCTCGCGCTTTGCCGATGTGGCCGTTACCCACCGGCTGGGGAGCGATGTGGCCCTCCTCAACGGAATGATGCACCTCATCATTAAAAACGGCTGGCACGCCAAAGAGTATATCGCCGCCCGAACCGAAGACTTTGATGCCCTTGAAAAGAAGGTCGGTGCGTTTACCCCTGAGAAGGTCCAGGCCATCACCGGGGTGGCGCCAAAGGACCTGGAGGAGATGGTGCGGCTGTACGCCACCCATTCGCCGGGGAGTCTCCTCTATGCCATGGGGATCACCCAGCACACCACCGGCGTGGACAATGTCAAGTCGTGCTGCAACCTGGCCATGCTCTGCGGATACGTGGGGGTGCGCGGGGGCGGCGTCAATCCCCTGAGGGGGCAGAACAATGTACAGGGGGCCTGCGACATGGGGGGCCTCCCCAATGTCATGACCGGGTATCAGCCGGTGGCGGACGAGGGCGTGCGGGAAAAGTTCTCCAAGGCCTGGGGGGCGCCGCTCCCGGCCACCCCGGGGCTGACCATTACCGACATGGTCCCGGCCATGCTGGAGGGAAAGCTGAAGGGGCTGTATGTGATCGGCGAAAACCCCAAACTGAGCGATCCGGACTGGAATCACTTCAATCATGCCCTGAAAAAACTGGATTTCCTGGTGGTCCAGGAGCTTTTTCTGTCAGAGACGGCCCAGGTGGCGGATGTGGTCCTTGCCGGGGCCTCGGTGGCTGAAAAGGAAGGGACCTTTACCAATACCGAGCGCCGCTGTATGCGGATCAGAAAGGCGATCGAACCCATCGGCAACACGCTCCCCGACTGGGAAATCATCAGCAGGCTCTCAACGGCCATGGATTATGACATGCGCTATGAGAACCCGGAAGAGATATTCAATGAAATGGCGGCATTGACGCCCAAGAGCTATGCGGGCATGACGTACCAGCGGATGGGGCTGGACGGGCTCCAGTGGCCCTGCCCGGATAAGGACCATCCGGGCACGCCCTATCTGCACAAGGACCAGTTTACCCGGGGCAAGGGAAAGTTCTTTGCCCTGGACTATAAGGACCCTGCGGAACTCCCGGACGAGGAATACCCCTACTTTCTGACCACCGGCCGGATGTTCGCCCACTTCCATACCGGCACCATGACCCGGATTTCCCCGCATCTGGATGCGGAACAGAAGACAGGGTATGTGGATATCAACCCGGAAGATGCAGAGACCCTGGATGTGAAGGACGGAGACGTGGTGGTCCTCTCCTCCCGCAGGGGCGATATCGAGGCCCCGGCCCGGCTCACCCGTTCGGTGGTGCCCGGCACCCTCTTCCTTCCCATTCACTTCGGCGAGGTGCCCACCAATGTCCTCACCAATGCGGAGGCCGTGGATCCCCTGGCCAAGATCCCGGAGTTCAAGGTCGGCGCGGTGAGGGTGCAAAAGCTCGTCCTGTAATAGATCAAAGGCCCGGAAACCGCACGTTTCCGGGCCGATCTTTTTTTTCCGGCACCGAAATAAAATTTGGGAAATCGGCAAAAAGGTCCGGAAATGATTGTTATTTGATTCTTGAACGACGTCCCAAAGTTCCACTGACCCTGTGACAGCAGGAACACTCACTGAAATTCTTGACAAAAAGGAGGCATAAATATAAAATATTCTACAAAATAGGCACTTCAGGTTTTTCCATGCAAAATAATCTACCCGAAATCGTCTTCGCGTCCGCGGACAAGGCCGAGTCACAGAGGATCAGTCGCTGGGTGAGAACCGGCCTGCTGAGAAAGCTCGTCCCGCGTGTGTACACATCCAACTTTAAAGACAGCGACCGCGCGATTATCGGGCGGAACCTCTATTTGATCCTTGGCAAACTCTTCCCTGGGGCCATCCTCAGCCACCGCACCGCGCTTGAGGGCGGACCAGCTGATACCGGCGATATATTCCTGACTTACAAATACTCGCGAAAAGCGGAACTCCCCGGATTTTCCGTCCATCTCCTGAAAGGACCCGGGCCTGTGGAAGGCGACCTGCCGTTTCTTCAGGGTTTGTTCATGTCCTCCGCACCCCGGGCATTTCTGGAAAACCTGCAAATTTCACGGAGCAGATCCTCCATATCCAAAGGACTGCCGCGATCCGAGATAGAAAACCGACTGGAGCGCATCTGCCGAATTCAAGGCCCTGAGGCACTCAACCAACTTCGCGACAAGGCCCGCAACACGGCTGTCTTTCTCGATATGGGCCCTCAGTTCCAAATGCTGAACCGCATCATCAGCGCTATCATGGGTACGCGGCCTGCCGGCGAACTGTCTTCTCCACAGTCACGAGCCTCATCTCTGGGTATGCCATATGATCCGGATAGGCTGGAGATTTTCAATCATCTGTTCTCCTTTCTGGCCCAAACACAACTCCCCGTGAGAAAACAAACACGGCTTTCGGAGGAACAAATGCATTTGGCGGCGTTTTTTGACGCCTACTTCTCGAACTTCATCGAGGGGACTGAATTCGAAATCGATGAAGCCCATGCCATTGTTTTTCTGCACAAGGTGTCCCACAATCGACCTGAGGACGCCCACGATATCATGGGAACATTTCGTCTCGTATCCAATCAGGAGGAAATGTCTAAGGTGCCTGAAACATTTGATGATTTCATCTCTCTCGTCACATCGCGCCACCACACAGTAATGGCGGCGCGTCCCGAAAAGATGCCTGGCGAGTTCAAGCGGGAACCCAACCGGGCCGGCCAAACGCGCTTTGTGGCCCCTGAAGAGGTGAGGGGCACCTTGCTCCAAGGTTTTGAGATGAGCCGTGCGATTGAGCCGGGGCTTCCCCGCGCCATATTTATGATGTTCATGATCTCCGAAGTTCACCCGTTCGTGGACGGCAATGGGAGAATCGCCAGAATCATGATGAATTCCGAGCTGGTGCACACGGGTTTGTGCCGGATCATCATTCCTGTCGTGTTTAAAGACGATTACCTTCAGGCCCTCAGGGCCTTATCAAGAACCAGCCATCCGGGACCTCTCGTGAAAGCCATGGATTTCGCCCATCTTTTCACCAGTCAGATGATCTTTACGTCATACGATGCGGCCATAAGGGTGCTGACGGCATGCAACGCCTTTAAGGACCCGGAGGACGCGAGGCTCAGGCTGCCAGGTTCAATCGGAGCAAGTGAATAGATCCTCTGCTGAGAAGTCGGAGCTTCCGGGGCAAGGGAAGACGACCATTCGGCAATGGGCCGATCGCCTGCTATTCCTTTCCGGCCCCTCGGTCAGAGGCAAAAACATCTTGACTTACAGGCAGTTATTGACTATCAGACATGCACGAATGCCAACATAGAGCAAAAAATCAAACCTTCACGAATTTGAGGCAAAGAAGCCGTGCCCGAAATGTTAAAACTCAATGGGCGGTTCAGCGTGCCTTGGTCATTACCAGACGCCTTTGGGTTATCTTACCCAAGGGCGTTTTTTTTCGGATGGATGGAGGGGGATGCGAACTGATGTATATCCTTGAATTACCAAAAGGCTGCCTTGCGTCCAAAGGAAAGTCCTGCACTGCTGACGGGAGCTAAAGATGGCAGATAGTGTACCGACGAAAAAGATCGCCAGTAAGATTTACGTCATCCGGAATACAAAGGTTATGATCGATAGAGATTTGGCTGATCTTTATGGTGTGGAAACAAGGGTGCTGAACCAAGCGGTACGAAGAAATGTTAAACGTTTTCCCGAAGATTTCATGTTTGAATTGACCCGCCTGCGTTTCCACCGCCTGGGGTAGCCGGTCACAGGAGAACCGCTTTGGATGTCATGGAAACCCATAAATCGAGGATGCATCCGGTGCAGCTCAGGATCTTTCGAGAAATGAGCCCCGAACGAAAGCTGGAGATTGCCCAGATGCTCTACTATTCGGCAAGAGAACTGAAGGCCGCTGCCATTCGCGCCAAGCATCCGGAGTGGTCTGAAGAAGAGATTCAATCCAGATTGAGCGAGGCGTTCCTTTATGGCAGGACCTGAGCTGTTTCAAGTTTTTATACGCCCGCTGAACCTTCTGAATATTCCCTACATGGTGACAGGATCTGTAGCGAGCATCGTTTACGGCGAAGCCCGGATGACTCACGATATTGATATGGTCGTGATGATCCGTGTTCGTGACGCTGAGCGCATTGCTGAGGCGTTCCCCTCGACTGATTTTTATTGCCCGCCGAAGGAGATCATCCGGATCGAGGCAAATAGGCCCCTGCGCGGTCACTTCAATCTCATCCATCATGCAACCGGGTTCAAGGCCGTTATCTATGTGGCGGGCGAGGATCCTCTCCATCATTGGGCCATGGAGCGCCGAAGGTGCATCCGCATGGCAGAAGATCTAATGTGGGTCGCCCCTCCCGAGTATGTGATCCTTCGAAAACTGGCCTACTATCGAGAAGGCGGAAGCGAAAAACACCTCTCTGACATTCGGGGCATTCTGGAGGTTTCAGGGAATGACCTTGACATATCCGAAATTCAAAGGCGGGCGCTCGACATGGGGTTTCAAAAGGAGTGGCGCGAGTTGTTGGCAAATCTCCCGGAAGGCGTAAAAGCGTGAAATCGATGCGTCAACAAAGGGCCATAGGGGGACCTTGACCTCCCCCTCAGCCCTCCATGCCATGGATGTTGTCACCCCAGCCTTTTCCGCATCTTCTCAATATCCGGTGCATAAAGCCTTGGCTGGTTGATGCTTATTCGGCGTCAACATTTTGTGCGGGGTCCGGAGTTACTCGTGGTCTTACCCCGGTTTGTCGAAATGATACGCTTGACGCTTCAATTTGCACGTATTAGTATACGTGCAATGTTAAGGAGGTGCATCTGATGCAAAAGAAACTCACAGTGACCATCGACGAAGAGGTTTATGAGGGCTTGCGAACAGTCATCGGACCACGGAAAATCAGCCGCTTTATACAGGAGTTGGTACGCCCACATGTTGTAAAAAGAGATATGTACGCCGCGTATAAAGAAATGGCCGCTGATCAAATCAGGGAATCTGAAGCCCTTGAGTGGGCCGAAGCCACCCACCTCAATCTATAATCACCCCCCTCCTGCCCCATTTTGCAATTTTTCCTTGACATACCCATCTGTTGCACTATGATCCCCCCAATTACCCAATTTCGGCCAAATAGGTTTCCAAGTTCCAATCCATGATTCATTAACCTTAAGCCTTTGAGCTTTCAACTTTCAGCTTATGGATCATCATCCCCTCAAATACCCCATACCCCGCTCCTGACAGGGC from Deltaproteobacteria bacterium encodes:
- a CDS encoding 4Fe-4S binding protein; the encoded protein is MPLLSRRLSMNNEIKSWLEQGTIDVFLGYREVDHHPLPWCFTRERLEEVDDLVVSPARYSLEKIATHMAAEDPDIKIGLLARDCNRRALNVLYVWNQLRPEQISTVDVNCCPSRLKEHADCSYLEPKTIGAYKKEVGIDNTLRLNEAEAYGPEEGRNRWMYEFQKCIKCYGCRNICPVCFCRECSLEHSDLVGTGPLLPDIPVFHLVRAVHMAGRCIDCGLCEDACPMDIPLRLLYQKVNQIVMDLFDYDTGSSADQPPFSILGDKVTLQPKPIQPVIGAEA
- a CDS encoding ORF6N domain-containing protein gives rise to the protein MADSVPTKKIASKIYVIRNTKVMIDRDLADLYGVETRVLNQAVRRNVKRFPEDFMFELTRLRFHRLG
- a CDS encoding hydrogenase iron-sulfur subunit, which produces MCNWCTYGAADLAGVSRLSYPPNIRPLRVMCSATVSPHHILRALQDGADGVLVGGUHIGDCHYLYGNYMTVKRMTFLQELLGLLGLQERVHLAWISSAEAQRFVEVVTTFTEKIKSLGPNPLLAYSDAPRAVNWA
- the fdhF gene encoding formate dehydrogenase subunit alpha, yielding MECKLVPSVCSYCGTGCGVLFEVINNRIVGTLPMKTHPVNEGKLCIKGWNLHEHVNSILRLKQPLVKTFGRFIKTDWDEAIKLTADRFREIIDKYGPDSIGVLVSAKITNEENYLAQKLARAVIGTNNVDHCARLUHASTVAGLAAAFGSGAMTNSVADIEDAGCIFIIGSNTTACHPLIARRVMRAKEKGAKLIVADPRHIQLSRFADVAVTHRLGSDVALLNGMMHLIIKNGWHAKEYIAARTEDFDALEKKVGAFTPEKVQAITGVAPKDLEEMVRLYATHSPGSLLYAMGITQHTTGVDNVKSCCNLAMLCGYVGVRGGGVNPLRGQNNVQGACDMGGLPNVMTGYQPVADEGVREKFSKAWGAPLPATPGLTITDMVPAMLEGKLKGLYVIGENPKLSDPDWNHFNHALKKLDFLVVQELFLSETAQVADVVLAGASVAEKEGTFTNTERRCMRIRKAIEPIGNTLPDWEIISRLSTAMDYDMRYENPEEIFNEMAALTPKSYAGMTYQRMGLDGLQWPCPDKDHPGTPYLHKDQFTRGKGKFFALDYKDPAELPDEEYPYFLTTGRMFAHFHTGTMTRISPHLDAEQKTGYVDINPEDAETLDVKDGDVVVLSSRRGDIEAPARLTRSVVPGTLFLPIHFGEVPTNVLTNAEAVDPLAKIPEFKVGAVRVQKLVL
- a CDS encoding Fic family protein, whose amino-acid sequence is MQNNLPEIVFASADKAESQRISRWVRTGLLRKLVPRVYTSNFKDSDRAIIGRNLYLILGKLFPGAILSHRTALEGGPADTGDIFLTYKYSRKAELPGFSVHLLKGPGPVEGDLPFLQGLFMSSAPRAFLENLQISRSRSSISKGLPRSEIENRLERICRIQGPEALNQLRDKARNTAVFLDMGPQFQMLNRIISAIMGTRPAGELSSPQSRASSLGMPYDPDRLEIFNHLFSFLAQTQLPVRKQTRLSEEQMHLAAFFDAYFSNFIEGTEFEIDEAHAIVFLHKVSHNRPEDAHDIMGTFRLVSNQEEMSKVPETFDDFISLVTSRHHTVMAARPEKMPGEFKREPNRAGQTRFVAPEEVRGTLLQGFEMSRAIEPGLPRAIFMMFMISEVHPFVDGNGRIARIMMNSELVHTGLCRIIIPVVFKDDYLQALRALSRTSHPGPLVKAMDFAHLFTSQMIFTSYDAAIRVLTACNAFKDPEDARLRLPGSIGASE
- a CDS encoding FAD-dependent oxidoreductase, which codes for MSDKMVNQELQGAVMVVGGGIAGMQAALDMANSGFYVYMVEKSPGIGGVMAQLDKTFPTNDCSMUILAPKLVEVGRHVNIELLTLSEVKEISGKEGDFTVIVVRHPRYVDMDKCIACGTCAEKCPKKVDDLYNEGLMKRKAIYVPYSQTVPLKYAIDRDNCIYFQKGKCRACEKYCPAGAINFDEQETEVALHVGSLILAPGFKSFDPGRYDTYSYSALPNVVTSLEFERILSATGPFMGHLSRPSDKKEPAKIAWFQCIGSRDVNRCDNGYCSSVCCMYAIKQTVIAREHSKVPLDCAVFFMDMRTHGKDFDRYYEHAQKDGVRFIRSRVHSVDSITGSDDIQVIYADESGRLQRESFNMVVLSTGLEVDEAVAGLSNRLGITLDSYHFVASDSFHPVATSVPGIYACGAFTGPKDIPQSVMEASAAACAATERLAPARNTRTKEVVIPPERDVRREPPRIGVFVCNCGINIGGVVRVPEVAEFARGLPHVVYVEENLFTCSQDTQDKMTEVIKAQGLNRVVVAACTPRTHEGLFQETLMNAGLNKYLFEMANIRNHDSWVHADDPDAATQKAKDLVRMAVAKTGLLTPLQQTALPISQSALVVGGGVAGMTAALALARQGYPVHLVEKSETLGGNALMLNQAHQGEAVADLIQELVSEIRSEKRITLHQNAAITQVNGFIGNFKTEVTEGSSKETIDHGVAILATGAAEYKPREYLYGEHGAVVTHQEMDGLLRSDDPRVAQAGTVVFIQCVGSRDDEHPYCSKVCCTHTVESALELKKRNPDVMIVVLYRDMRTYGKREDLYRAARAAGVMFVRYSKNEKPLVSADGDGVRVEFRDPILDRTLAVRADLLCLATAIVSHRDLGLAQFFKVPMDGDGWFLEAHQKLRPVDFANDGVFLCGMAHYPKPIDESIAQAQAAASRALTVLSMDTIQVGGIVSIIDPELCSGCLACMQVCPYNAISLNEERNVAEVNEALCKGCGACAATCPSEAAVLMGFNNTEIYAQIRGALAA
- a CDS encoding addiction module antitoxin, with product MQKKLTVTIDEEVYEGLRTVIGPRKISRFIQELVRPHVVKRDMYAAYKEMAADQIRESEALEWAEATHLNL